CTTGAACAATACGGTGATTGACGCCAAGGGAGCAATTTTTGAAAAGATTTTTGCGGAAAACCGGGAGCTCAGAGAAAAGCTGGCCCGGATCATGGCCATCAGCCGGGAAAATCAGGACCGTCAGCACCATTACAATCAGGTTGAAGACCGGATCTTCGCGGCGGAAAATCTCCCCCAGCTCCTGCTCTCCCTCCAGCAGGAAGTGGGAGAACGCTTCACCATCCCCATGGTTTCGGTCGCCCTGCTGAATTCGGTTATGGAAGGAATTGAAAATACCAGGCTGGCAACCGACCAGATCGCCATCAACATGACCCCCACCACAACCATGCCGAAGGAAATCTATCTCTCTTTGTTCCCCAACCATAAACCACTGATTTTCGCCGGCATACCGCTGGAGCTGGCCGCTTTTTTTCCGGCCGCAAAAAACACCACTGTCGGTTCTTCGGCTGCCATCCCGCTGGCCGCCGGCAACCGCTGTATGGGCATCCTCATGCTGATCAGTGACGACCCGGAAAAATTTCAGCCCACCATGGCAACCGATTTCATTGAGCGGCTTGGCAGCCGGCTGGCCATCGCCATTGAAAATCTGGCCATTCGCGGACAACTGGAAAAAGCCTCGCGCACCGACCAGCTCACCGGAGTATTCAACCGCCATTCCCTGAAGGAAATTCTGAGGCTGGAATTTGAACGGGCAAAACGCTACCAGCACCCCCTCTCCCTGATGATGATCGACCTGGATGATTTCAAGCAGATAAACGACCACCATGGTCATGGGGTCGGCGATCTGGTCCTGACGCAGCTTGGGGTAGTCCTGATGGAAAACACGAGGAGCAATGACGCCGTCTTCCGTTACGGCGGTGATGAGTTTCTTATTATCATGCCCCATACCAATCAGCTTCAGGCCCAGAGGGTGGCCGAAAAAATTCTTGCTAAAACCAGGGACGGAGAAATTTTTCTGGAAGGTTCGCTTGGACTGTCCTGCTCACTGTCCATCGGTCAGGCAACATTCCCGACCAGCGGCATCGACTCGCCGGAAACCCTGCTGGAAGTGGCGGATGAACATCTCTACGCCGCCAAGAAAGCAGGAAAGGGCAGGGTAAAAAGCGGTTAGCTGAGAAAAATTCAACAGGAGAAAATCAGACCAGCAAAACAAGGGAGAAACGTGTTCATCGGGAAGACGGAAACTTCCAAGACCACTATCAGATAGCAATCAATCGGCCGCCGACACCGCACGGTCAACCAGTTTTTGGGCCATTGACCGCATCTCCTGCCACTCCGCCTCGCTCAATCCGGCACCCAGGGCAACCTGAGAAGCAAACTCGAGAGACACCAGATCCCCCGGCGCATGGGCGTCATTATCCAGTACCAACGGCGCACCAACTTCCCTGGCCAGCCGGGCAACGTGGCCATTGGCAATGCTGTGGCCCTTGCGGGTCGTAATCTCCAGACATACTCCCCGGCTGGCG
This genomic stretch from Candidatus Anaeroferrophillus wilburensis harbors:
- a CDS encoding sensor domain-containing diguanylate cyclase; the encoded protein is MTTKPVDTDLNNTVIDAKGAIFEKIFAENRELREKLARIMAISRENQDRQHHYNQVEDRIFAAENLPQLLLSLQQEVGERFTIPMVSVALLNSVMEGIENTRLATDQIAINMTPTTTMPKEIYLSLFPNHKPLIFAGIPLELAAFFPAAKNTTVGSSAAIPLAAGNRCMGILMLISDDPEKFQPTMATDFIERLGSRLAIAIENLAIRGQLEKASRTDQLTGVFNRHSLKEILRLEFERAKRYQHPLSLMMIDLDDFKQINDHHGHGVGDLVLTQLGVVLMENTRSNDAVFRYGGDEFLIIMPHTNQLQAQRVAEKILAKTRDGEIFLEGSLGLSCSLSIGQATFPTSGIDSPETLLEVADEHLYAAKKAGKGRVKSG